In Lineus longissimus chromosome 9, tnLinLong1.2, whole genome shotgun sequence, one genomic interval encodes:
- the LOC135493500 gene encoding M-phase inducer phosphatase 1-B-like, translated as MDFSYKVTSAAEDTVSHVSPDGEDSRDSGLGSDVQFDDSFTFSDILGLKVDSPKASSSPVDFKLRTPYAELSRTSCDTPVGRALSFGSPQSEDDYVLKDFSLENVSTSSSNASYVTEFKGLNLSLSATPSSSPSFGQRLRKSLASKFDADEDSSFTFCKRRSLNKRKQASLSSQSKRCKFDTDSTDISTLNESISMDFSALGHSDNAPRLTNEAHIKSVLNRCADEDNLTGDLSQACSLPCVSGKHQDLKYVTVDTVGQLLAGEHDESVEYKIIDCRYPYEYEGGHIENAENLYTKDEITSEFVARLQRTTDGEKRLVLIFHCEFSSERGPKLARFLRNQDREMNKDNYPHLHYPEVYVMEGGYKNFYEHCLEKCVPQTYMPMLHKDFSDDLKFYRSKAKSCDRKKSRKPLSRRLVL; from the coding sequence ATGGATTTCTCTTATAAAGTCACGTCTGCAGCGGAAGACACTGTCAGTCATGTGTCACCTGATGGTGAGGACTCCAGGGACAGTGGACTTGGCAGTGATGTCCAGTTTGATGACTCCTTCACCTTCTCTGATATCCTTGGACTCAAAGTCGACTCACCGAAAGCAAGTAGTTCTCCTGTTGATTTCAAATTGAGGACTCCGTATGCAGAGTTATCACGAACCAGCTGTGATACTCCTGTTGGTCGTGCACTTTCCTTTGGATCGCCACAATCAGAGGATGATTACGTGTTGAAGGACTTCAGTCTTGAGAATGTTTCTACCAGCAGCTCCAATGCTTCATATGTAACGGAATTCAAGGGACTCAATCTATCGCTATCTGCAACTCcctcatcatcgccgtcatttGGACAACGTCTACGGAAATCACTAGCATCAAAATTCGATGCTGATGAGGACAGTTCGTTCACTTTTTGCAAAAGGCGATCTTTGAACAAACGAAAACAGGCATCTTTGAGCTCACAGTCAAAACGTTGCAAATTTGATACTGATTCGACtgacatttcaactttgaatGAAAGCATCTCAATGGACTTCAGTGCTTTGGGACATTCAGACAACGCTCCTAGACTTACAAACGAGGCTCACATCAAATCTGTGTTGAATCGTTGCGCTGATGAGGACAATCTCACTGGTGACCTTTCCCAAGCATGCTCACTGCCCTGTGTGAGTGGCAAACATCAAGATCTGAAATACGTCACAGTGGATACCGTAGGACAGTTACTCGCAGGGGAACATGACGAATCTGTTGAGTATAAAATCATCGATTGCCGATATCCGTACGAATATgaaggcggccatattgaaaatgctGAGAACCTGTACACCAAGGACGAGATCACAAGTGAATTCGTAGCAAGGTTGCAACGAACAACCGATGGGGAGAAACGTCTTGTGCTCATCTTCCATTGTGAGTTTTCATCAGAACGAGGACCAAAACTCGCACGTTTCTTGAGGAACCAGGAtcgtgaaatgaacaaggacAATTATCCTCATCTTCATTATCCTGAAGTATACGTTATGGAGGGCGGCTATAAGAATTTTTACGAGCATTGCCTTGAGAAATGTGTGCCGCAGACTTACATGCCAATGTTACACAAGGACTTCTCCGATGATTTGAAATTCTACCGTTCCAAAGCCAAGTCATGTGACAGGAAGAAGTCGAGGAAGCCATTATCCCGCCGCCTTGTTCTCTGA